A window of the Bombina bombina isolate aBomBom1 chromosome 3, aBomBom1.pri, whole genome shotgun sequence genome harbors these coding sequences:
- the ZBTB8B gene encoding zinc finger and BTB domain-containing protein 8B, with translation MEMPSYYKKLLGELNEQRKRDFFCDCTIIVEGRVFKAHRNVLFANSGYFRALLIHYIQDSGRHITASLDIVTSEAFSTIMDFLYSGKLDLCGENVIEVMSAASYLQMTDVVNFCKGYIRSSLDICRKIEKESSFRQADSGSDGIGGVDRTRLESSVVKDEDSECQRDPPREDRSSCNSVELVVKDHPSVGSPEEKSSSKVVEPKEEFDSDIVEVTEGLQQYQSPQRPQQGEDSLPEGAGADMSYNNYHMKHFLEALLRNSSAQRKEDNVHHFPRGFESRQEEAVFPMSSMADIQGDWYGEDAGDVLVVPIKLHKCPFCPYTAKQKGILKRHIRSHTGERPYPCEICGKRFTRQEHLRSHALSVHRSNRPIICKGCRRTFTSSLSPGLRRFGLCDSCTCVTTTHDDSSHPGQSEAASESIDKDEVDGDWPIYIESGDENEAAEEEADEKDQLHREILM, from the exons atggagatgCCATCATATTACAAAAAGCTACTTGGGGAACTTAATGAGCAGAGAAAGAGAGATTTCTTCTGTGACTGCACCATTATTGTGGAAGGTCGGGTCTTTAAGGCTCACAGGAATGTCCTTTTTGCCAACAGTGGCTACTTTAGAGCCCTTCTGATCCACTACATTCAGGATAGTGGGAGACACATCACAGCATCTTTAGACATTGTCACTTCTGAAGCCTTCTCTACCATAATGGACTTCCTGTATTCTGGGAAGCTGGACTTGTGTGGAGAAAATGTCATTGAAGTTATGAGTGCAGCCAGTTATCTGCAAATGACTGATGTGGTCAATTTCTGTAAGGGTTACATTCGTTCCTCACTTGATATTTGTCGAAAGATAGAAAAAGAAAGCTCCTTTAGGCAAGCAGACAGTGGTAGCGATGGCATAGGAGGGGTAGATAGAACTAGATTGGAGAGCTCTGTAGTGAAAGATGAGGACAGTGAATGCCAAAGGGATCCTCCTCGTGAGGACCGAAGTAGCTGTAATTCAGTAGAACTTGTAGTAAAGGATCACCCAAGTgtagggtctcctgaagaaaaaagCTCATCCAAAGTAGTGGAACCAAAGGAGGAGTTTGACTCTGATATAGTGGAAGTGACAGAGGGTCTTCAGCAGTACCAGAGTCCCCAAAGACCACAACAGGGAGAGGACAGCCTCCCTGAAGGTGCAGGAGCTGACATGTCTTATAATAACTACCATATGAAACATTTCCTTGAAGCTCTTCTGCGTAATAGCTCTGCCCAAAGGAAAGAAGACAATGTACATCATTTTCCACGCGGGTTTGAATCTCGTCAGGAGGAAGCAGTGTTCCCCATGAGCTCCATGGCTGACATTCAGGGCGACTGGTATGGGGAAGATGCAG gggaTGTTCTTGTTGTTCCTATTAAGTTGCACAAGTGCCCTTTCTGCCCATACACAGCCAAGCAGAAGGGCATCCTTAAGCGCCATATTCGTTCACACACTGGGGAACGTCCATACCCTTGTGAGATATGTGGCAAGAGATTCACTCGGCAAGAGCACCTGAGAAGCCATGCACTTAGT GTTCACCGCTCAAACCGTCCAATCATCTGCAAGGGTTGCCGCAGGACCTTCACCAGCAGCCTATCCCCTGGCTTGAGACGTTTTGGACTGTGTGATAGCTGTACATGTGTCACTACCACTCACGATGACTCCAGCCACCCAGGCCAGTCTGAGGCTGCATCCGAGAGCATAGACAAAGATGAAGTAGATGGGGATTGGCCGATCTATATTGAATCTGGAGATGAAAATGAGGCAGCTGAGGAAGAAGCAGACGAGAAGGACCAACTTCACAGAGAGATTTTGATGTGA